A window of the Streptomyces sp. JB150 genome harbors these coding sequences:
- a CDS encoding tetratricopeptide repeat protein translates to MTTVAPTPAALPPHVLERADVRSAIANHDFGEVFRLAKIHGNVSYAKIAEAVGYKREHIGKMARPEVDGKGGRPRITQFHKILEVVDGLRIPGHLAGLAPRPWELERPASTTQPQDPSTLIAQGGAGIWDVAEMLRRTEMSSINSTALESIEEGIDQLARAYSYANADYLHERTRNGLHYVTKQLEGRMTLRQHRELLVDAGWLFLLNACVQYDRGQREAANLSKAAALRIGEETGHGEIKAWAWEIEAWFALTQSRWQDMLNAVEAGHIADHTHSVGVQLYAHKARAAARMGDARLVRDSLDAGRARLDRLPRPDHPEHHFIIDPDKWDFYEMDAYRLLGDDERAAAHAQSVIRISTGPDGTEIAPMRAAEARLTLGVAAARMGEIEEAISMGNMALEADRKSLPSLLLVADALDKELRSRYPREAATQDFHEQVMAIKRGAAGPELPF, encoded by the coding sequence ATGACCACAGTTGCACCGACACCGGCAGCTCTCCCGCCTCACGTTCTGGAACGCGCGGACGTGCGGTCGGCGATCGCTAACCACGACTTCGGAGAAGTCTTCAGACTGGCCAAGATCCACGGAAACGTCAGCTATGCCAAAATCGCCGAGGCCGTCGGCTATAAGCGCGAGCACATCGGCAAGATGGCCCGACCAGAGGTCGACGGCAAGGGCGGCCGCCCACGGATCACCCAGTTCCACAAGATTCTCGAAGTGGTCGACGGCCTGCGAATCCCCGGTCATCTCGCAGGGCTTGCCCCACGCCCATGGGAACTGGAACGACCGGCCAGCACCACACAGCCGCAAGACCCGAGCACCCTGATCGCCCAGGGCGGGGCCGGCATATGGGACGTGGCAGAAATGCTGCGCCGCACCGAGATGTCCAGCATTAACAGCACAGCCCTGGAGTCGATCGAGGAAGGCATCGACCAACTCGCCCGCGCCTACTCGTACGCCAACGCTGACTACCTGCACGAGCGCACCCGCAACGGCCTGCACTACGTCACCAAGCAGCTCGAAGGCCGGATGACCCTCCGCCAGCACCGGGAGCTACTGGTAGACGCTGGATGGCTGTTCCTGTTGAACGCGTGCGTCCAGTACGACCGGGGCCAGCGCGAAGCCGCCAACCTCAGCAAGGCCGCCGCACTTCGCATCGGCGAAGAGACCGGCCACGGTGAGATCAAGGCGTGGGCATGGGAGATCGAGGCATGGTTCGCCCTCACTCAGAGCCGCTGGCAGGACATGCTCAACGCCGTCGAAGCAGGACACATCGCCGACCACACTCACTCCGTCGGCGTGCAGCTCTACGCGCACAAGGCGCGCGCAGCCGCCCGCATGGGAGACGCCCGCCTAGTCCGTGACTCCCTGGATGCCGGCCGAGCCAGGCTGGACCGACTTCCACGGCCTGACCACCCGGAGCACCACTTCATCATCGACCCCGACAAGTGGGACTTCTACGAGATGGACGCCTACCGTCTCCTCGGCGACGACGAGCGCGCCGCAGCCCACGCTCAGTCAGTGATCCGCATCAGCACCGGCCCCGATGGCACCGAGATCGCACCCATGCGCGCCGCCGAGGCCCGACTGACCCTTGGTGTCGCAGCGGCCCGCATGGGCGAGATCGAAGAAGCCATCAGCATGGGCAACATGGCCCTGGAGGCGGACCGCAAGTCCCTCCCGTCCCTGCTTTTAGTCGCTGACGCGCTGGACAAGGAACTCAGGTCCCGCTATCCGCGCGAAGCAGCCACCCAGGACTTCCATGAGCAGGTAATGGCCATCAAGCGAGGCGCCGCTGGGCCCGAACTTCCGTTCTGA
- a CDS encoding NAD(P)-dependent alcohol dehydrogenase, with protein sequence MTTVAAYAAPSAKAPLERTTIERREVGEFDVLIDIKFAGICHSDIHQAREGWGEAIFPMVPGHEIAGVVAAVGSGVTRFAVGDRVGVGCMVDSCRECENCKAGLEQYCTGGGMIGTYNAVGKDGRPTYGGYSQKIVVDENYVVRIPDGLALDEAAPLLCAGITLYSPLKRFGAGPGKKVAIVGLGGLGHMGVKIAHALGAEVTVLSQSLRKKDDGLKLGADHYHATSDPKTFEELAGTFDLIVSTVSAPLDLGAYLSLLKTQGTLANVGAPEEPVSLNLFSVINGGKSLAGSMIGGIAETQEMLDFCAEHGIGAEIELIRADQINEAYERVLASDVRYRFVIDTSTI encoded by the coding sequence ATGACCACTGTCGCCGCATACGCCGCCCCCTCCGCCAAGGCTCCGCTGGAGCGCACCACCATCGAGCGGCGGGAGGTCGGCGAGTTCGACGTCCTGATCGACATCAAGTTCGCCGGCATCTGTCACTCCGACATCCACCAGGCCCGCGAGGGCTGGGGCGAGGCCATCTTCCCGATGGTCCCCGGCCACGAGATCGCGGGTGTCGTCGCCGCGGTCGGCTCCGGCGTCACCAGGTTCGCCGTCGGCGACCGGGTGGGCGTCGGCTGCATGGTCGACTCCTGCCGCGAGTGCGAGAACTGCAAGGCCGGCCTGGAGCAGTACTGCACCGGCGGCGGCATGATCGGCACGTACAACGCCGTCGGCAAGGACGGCCGGCCCACCTACGGTGGTTACTCGCAGAAGATCGTCGTCGACGAGAACTACGTCGTGCGCATCCCCGACGGGCTCGCGCTGGACGAGGCCGCGCCCCTGCTGTGCGCCGGCATCACCCTGTACTCCCCGCTGAAGCGGTTCGGCGCCGGCCCCGGCAAGAAGGTCGCCATCGTCGGCCTCGGCGGCCTCGGCCACATGGGCGTCAAGATCGCCCACGCGCTCGGCGCGGAGGTGACCGTCCTGTCCCAGTCCCTGCGCAAGAAGGACGACGGGCTCAAGCTGGGCGCCGACCACTACCACGCCACCAGCGACCCGAAGACCTTCGAGGAGCTGGCCGGCACCTTCGACCTGATCGTCTCGACGGTCTCGGCCCCCCTCGACCTCGGCGCCTACCTCTCCCTGCTGAAGACCCAGGGCACCCTCGCCAACGTGGGCGCCCCGGAGGAGCCGGTCTCGCTCAACCTGTTCTCCGTCATCAACGGCGGCAAGTCCCTGGCCGGCTCCATGATCGGCGGCATCGCCGAGACCCAGGAGATGCTGGACTTCTGCGCGGAGCACGGCATCGGCGCGGAGATCGAACTGATCCGCGCGGACCAGATCAACGAGGCGTACGAGCGGGTGCTGGCGAGCGACGTGCGGTACCGGTTCGTGATCGACACCTCGACCATCTGA
- a CDS encoding ATP-binding protein, giving the protein MNPRKFRRHDQVVRELDAYAHWFAAPNPASGGHFVGLTLFAELPNTARIARDTASVFLHGLVVDDIKYDAMLAVSELVGNVVHHAVPDRGRPGGSRRIDVTLKMYPEWLFIGVTDEDSTPPLLPMGDGLSPELVGDLSEAVLSDSGRGLMITQRLAAAVWWTPEPGGGKTVWCRLDLDDGSGDCPIG; this is encoded by the coding sequence ATGAACCCAAGGAAGTTCCGGCGCCATGACCAAGTGGTGCGTGAGTTAGACGCGTACGCTCACTGGTTCGCGGCCCCGAATCCCGCCAGCGGCGGTCACTTCGTTGGGCTCACGCTCTTCGCCGAACTCCCCAACACGGCACGCATCGCGCGTGATACGGCTTCCGTGTTCCTCCACGGCCTGGTTGTTGACGACATCAAGTACGACGCCATGCTCGCGGTGTCGGAACTGGTCGGGAACGTGGTGCACCATGCGGTGCCGGATCGTGGCCGCCCCGGAGGCTCTCGGCGCATCGACGTGACTTTGAAGATGTATCCGGAGTGGCTGTTCATCGGCGTTACGGATGAAGACTCGACGCCCCCGCTTCTCCCCATGGGCGACGGCCTCTCACCGGAGTTGGTGGGTGACCTGTCGGAAGCCGTGCTGTCCGATAGCGGGCGTGGGCTGATGATCACTCAGCGACTGGCGGCAGCGGTGTGGTGGACGCCGGAACCCGGGGGTGGCAAGACCGTGTGGTGCCGCCTCGACCTCGACGACGGGTCCGGAGACTGCCCGATCGGATAA